DNA sequence from the Cyanobium sp. WAJ14-Wanaka genome:
GCGCGCCACGGCCTAGGGGCGCTCCAGCAGCCTTTGTAGTTCCTCCGGTTTGCCGGTTTTGTTGAGGGCTTCCTCCAGGTTTACCGTGCCCGCCTGCACCAGGTTTGCCAGCGCCTTTTCCAGGGTTTGCATCGCAAATTGCCCTCCCGTTTGGATCTGGGAGTAGAGCTGGGCCGTTTTGCCCTCGCGAATCAGGTTGGCGATGGCGGGGGTGTTGACCATGATTTCCTGGGCCATCACCCTGCCCTGTTGCTCCGGCCCGGCCTGACTTCGCCGGCAAAGGGTTTGGCAGAACACCGCCACCAGGCTGTTGCTGAGTTGCACCCGAATTTGGGTCTGTTGGCTGGCGGGGAAGACATCCACCATCCGATCAACGGTTTGGGCGGCTGAGCTGGTGTGCAAGGTGCCGAGTACTAAATGGCCGGTTTCGGCAGCGCTGATGGCCAATTGGATGGTTTCCAGATCCCTCAGTTCTCCCACCAGGATTACGTCGGGGTCTTCCCGTAGGGCAGAGCGCAGGGCATTGGCAAAGCTGCGGGTGTCTTCGTTTACCTCCCTTTGGTGAATCAGGCTGCGGGCACTGGTGTAGGTGAACTCAATCGGATCTTCGATCGTCAGGATGTGTTCCACCCGGCTTTGATTGATGTGCTCAACCAGGGCCGCCAGGGTTGTGGTTTTGCCGGAGCCAGTGGGCCCTGTTACCAGCAGTAAACCCTTGGGTTTACGGGCCATGGCTTCGATCACCGGGGGCAGGCCCAGGGCTTCCAGGCTGGGAATCTGCTGACCCAGCGCCCTCAGGCAGGCGGCGTAACCGCCCCGTTGGCGATATACGTTCACCCGGAAGCGCGAGACCCCCTGCAGTTCGTAGGAGCAGTCCAACTCCCAAGTTTGCTCCAGTTGTTTGCGCTGGGTGTTGTTAAGCAGCGCCAAGACCAGCCTGTTGCAGCTCTCCCCATCAAGGGCTTCTGCTGCCATGGCTTTGAGTTGGCCGTTGAAGCGTCCGTAGGGGGGTTGGCCCGCGCCCAGGTGCAGGTCGCTTCCGCCCGCCTGCACCAGCCTGGTCATTAGGTCTTCGAGATAAGGCTCCATGGCCCCTAGCTCCGCCGCAACTCAGTTCCTTGCGGTCAGACAGTAAGGACATTCCAGCCATTCGTCCCGCAGTCCCGCCCCGCAGCTGCCGCAACTCAAGGCGGCCAGGGAGCGGGCTCGACGCTCCGATTCCAGGCCCGCATCGGTCAGCAACATCCGCTCCACCTCCTCCAGGGTGGTGTGGCCCTGGCGCACCAGGTCGAGGCCGTAGCCCAGCAGGGTTTTCATGCCGCTTTCCAGGGCCAGGCGCCGCAACGCATCGGTGCTGGAGCGTTTGGCCACGGCCGCGGCGATGGTTTCATTCATCCGCAGGATCTCGTAGACACCAATCCGTCCCCTATAGCCATTGCCCAGGCAGTGGGGGCAGCTATCTGCCGTGGGGTTGCCCTGCTGAGCCCTGGCGGAGTGCTGAGCCCTGGCGGAGGTCTGGGCCCTGTAAAAACTGACCGCTGTTTCATGGCTGGCCAGTAGGCCAAAGCGCCCCAGTTCCTCACTGCTGGGCTGGTAGGGGATTCGGCAATGGCGGCATACCCGTCTCAATAAACGCTGCGACACGATCCCCAATAGGGATGCGCTCACCATGAACGGCTCCACCCCCATCTCATCCAGGCGGGCGATGGCGCTGGCGGCGTCGTTGCAGTGCAGGGTGGTAAGCACCAGGTGACCGGTCAGGGCAGCCTCCAGGGCCGTTTTGGCAGTTTCGGTATCCCGGGTTTCCCCCACCAGCAGCACGTCTGGGTCCTGGCGCATGAAGGCCCGTAGGGCGGTGCTGAAGTCGAAGCCCTTTTCGCGATTCACCTGGGTCTGGGTGATGCCCTGCAGGCAGTATTCGATCGGGTCTTCCACCGTCGAAATGTTGATGCCCGGCCCATTGCGCTCCGAGAGCAGGGCGTAGAGGGTGGTGGATTTCCCTGAGCCGGTGGGGCCTGTCACCAGGATCATGCCGAAGGGCTTGGAGCCCAGGGCCCGCAGGGCCTGGCGGGCATCGGGATCCGTGATCAGGCTGTCGAGCCCAAGCTGGGTGGCACCGCTATCTAGGAGCCTTAGACACACCTTTTCGCCGTGGCGACTGGGCAGGGTGCTCACCCGGAAATCCATGGTTCGGCCGCGGTAATTGCGTCGAATCCGGCCGTCTTGGGGTAGGCGCCGCTCGGCGATATCCAGGTCGGCCATGATTTTCAGCCTGGAGGTGATGGCGGGCACCAGGTGTTTGGGCAGGTCATCCAGTTGCTTCTGGAGAACCCCATCGAGGCGAAAGCGGATTGCCAGCCCCGTCTCCTGGGGCTCCACATGGATATCGCTGGCCCCACTCTCGAGGGCCTCGATCATGATGCGATCCACCAGGCTCACCACTGGTGAACCGTTGTTGGCGGCTGAAGTTTCGAGATCCTCCGGATTACCCCCCTCCTGGAGGGCCCTGTCGGTTGCGGGCAGGGTGAGGCCCTCGGTGAGCGATCGGGTGCGGACCATCGGCGCAGGGGTTACTTGTTGCTCCAGGGCCCTGTTGATGTCCGCCGCCAAAGCGAGTTGGAATTGGGTTTCTTCTGCTGGCCGGCCCAGCTGGTGGAGGAGTTGCTGGCGCTGCTCGGGGCCCCAGTTGCAGGGAATGGCCACCCTCAGGATCTGGCCCTCCTGCTGCAGGGGCATGGCCCCCCAGCTCCGCCAAATCTCCAAACTGGCGCCTGCTCCCCCCAGGAGGGTTGCATCGGCCTGGCCCAGTTCCCCTGGGGTCAACACCGGTTTTTGCAGCAGCAGTTCCGCCTCCAGGCGCTGTTGCTCGAGGATGCGGGCTTCGGGTATGGGAAGGCCGGAGGGAAAAATCATCGGAACAAAAGGTGCGGGCTTCCGCCGCTTGTGGGAGGTGCCCATCTGCCTCCAACATGTCTAGATCTGATTTGTGCCCCCGTCAGCCATGAGCGGCGACTCCTCCATGAGCGGTGAGAGCAATTTCGAGGGCAGCCCCCAGGGCGCGCCAGAACAGGCTTTAGAGGGTGAAACCACCCCCCTTGCAGGCGAACAACCTGCTGCTGTTGACCCTGAACAACCAGGGGAAGAGCCAATTACTTCCCAGGAAACTGGCGAGAGCCCGGTCAATCTGGAGGCCGAGCTAGCCAGCCTTAGGGAGCAGAACGAAGCGCTCAACGGCCAGTACATGCGCCTGGCGGCTGATTTCGACAACTTCCGCAAGCGTCAGAGCCGGGATAGCGAGGACCAGCGCCTGCAGATCACCTGCACCACCCTCAGCGAAATCCTGCCGGTCGTCGACAACTTCGACCGGGCCCGCCAGCAGCTCAATCCCCAGCACGAGGAGGCCCAGGCCCTCCATCGCAGCTACCAGGGCCTCTACAAGCAGCTGGTGGATGTTTTTAAACAGCTCGGGGTTTCGCCGATGCGGGTTGAGGGCGAATCCTTTGATCCCAGCCTCCATGAGGCGGTTTTGCGGGAGCCCAGCGAAACCCATCCGGAGGATGTGGTGATCGAGGAATTGCAGCGGGGCTATCACCTAAATGGCCGGGTGCTGCGCCATGCCCTGGTCAAGGTGTCGATGGGTCCTGGGCCGGCAGACGGCCAATCCCCAGCTGCTGGGGCCGGTCCCGTGGACCACCAGGACGGCTGATGGCCGATTACTACGACCTGCTCGGAGTCGCCCGGGATTCCGACCCAGACACCCTCAAGCGGGCCTACCGGCGTCTGGCGCGCCAGTACCACCCCGATGTCAACAAGGACCCCGGTGCGGAAGACAAATTCAAGGAGGTGGGACGCGCCTATGAGGTGCTGAGCGATCCCCAAAGCCGGGCCCGTTATGACCAGTTTGGGGAAGCCGGCCTGGGCGGTGGCGGCGGTGCGCCCGACATGGGCGACATGGGCGGCTTTGCCGACCTGTTTGAAACTTTTTTCAGTGGCTTTGGTGGGGCCCAGCAGGCTGGTGCGGGACAGCGCCGTAGGGGCCCCCGCCAGGGCGATGACCTTCGGCTTGATCTGACGATCAGCTTTCAGGAGGCGGTCTTTGGAATCGAAAAGGAGGTGCAGATCCGCCACCTGGAGACCTGTGGCACCTGCCAGGGAACCGGCGCCAAGGCCGGCAGTGGTCCCACCAGCTGTGGCACCTGTGGGGGCCAGGGCCAGGTGCGTAGGGCCACCCGGACCCCCTTTGGGAACTTCACCCAGGTGGCCCCATGCCCCAGCTGTGAGGGCAGCGGTCAGGTGATTGCCGATCCCTGCGGAGCCTGTGGCGGCCAGGGTCTCCAGCAGGTGCGTAAAAAACTGCGGATCAATATTCCCGCCGGGGTAGATACCGGCACCCGGCTAAGGGTGGCCAATGAGGGCAATGCGGGCCAAAGGGGCGGCCCGGCGGGCGATCTCTATGTGTTTTTGAGCGTGCAATCCCATGGCCAGCTGCGCCGTGATGGGATCAACATCGGCTCGGAGATCAACCTGAATTATCTCCAGGCGATTCTCGGCGACACCATCGAGGTGGAAACCGTGGATGGCCTCGAACAACTGCCGATTCCGGCTGGCACCCAACCCGGTGCCGTACTGACGCTCCAGGGCAAGGGGGTGCCGAAATTGGGCAATCCCGTGGCCCGGGGCAACCACCTCTTTAGCGTCAAGGTGCAGTTGCCCACCAAGCTCAACTCTGAGGAGCGGGAGCTGTTGCAGCAACTGGCAGGTCACCACAGCAACAAGGGCCAAAAGCATCCCCATAAAAGTGGGCTTTTTGGCGGTTTGTTCGGCTAGTGGGGGTAAGCCCTGCTGTAAGGCTGGATTTGCGGGGCACGCCCTGCCCGATGAACTTCATTCGCACCCGCCTGGCCCTCGAAAAAATCCCCGTCGGCGCCCTATTGGAAGTGGATCTCGACCGGGGTGAGCCGGAACAAACGGTGGCTGAAGGTCTCCGCGGCGAAGGCCATGCCCTTAGCGCCCTGCCCCATCCCAGCGATGGCTCCGCCGTGCGTCTGTTGATTACCCGCCATGGCGGCTGAGGGGCTGTCGGGTTTGGTGGTGGCCCTGGTGGCCAATTTTTGTTGGGTGCAATTGGATCAACAGGGCCCAGGCGGGGTGGAACGGCTGCTCTGCACGCGCCGCACCAGGCTGGCCAAGGGGGGGCAAACGGTCTGGGTGGGGGATCGGGTGAGGGTGGAGGGCATCGACTGGGTGCAGGCCCGTGCTGCGGTGTCTGCGGTGGATCCGCGGCGCTCCCTGCTGCAGCGCCCGGCCGTGGCAAATGTGAACCGGGTGGTCGTGGTGGTGGCCATGGCAGAGCCGGCCCTGGATCCCTTTCAGCTCTGTCGCTTTTTGATCACTGCTGAGGCCAGTGGCCAGGAGGTGCTGTTGGTGCTTTCCAAGGCGGATTTAGTGCCCCCCCAGGAGTTGGCTGGCTGGCTGGCACGGATTAGCTCTTGGGGCTATGGGGTCCAAGCGATCTCCACCCATTCAGGTGCGGGCCTGCCGGAGTTGCGGGCGCTGTTGGCAAAGCCTGGAATCAGCGTCTTGAGTGGCCCCTCTGGGGTTGGTAAGAGCAGCCTGCTCAATTGCCTGAAGCCTGATTTGGAGTTGCGGGTCGGGGCAGTTTCTGGACGTCTGCAGCGGGGTCGACACACCACCCGCCACGTGGAACTCTTTGCATTGGCAGCGGGGGCGTTGGTGGCCGATACCCCCGGTTTCAACCGACCCGAATGGCCCTCAGATCCCTCGGCCTTGGCAGCTCTGTTTCCAGAGTTGCGCCAGGGCCTGGCCCTGGGTGAATGCCGCTTCAGTAATTGTTTGCACCAGGGTGATCCCGGCTGCGCGATCGGCACAGATTGGGACCGCTACGGCCTCTACGGCCAGTGCTTGGCTGAGGTGATCGCGGTGTCGGAGCGGCTGGCAGTGGCCACGGTTAGGCCCCAGCCCGGCCTCAGGCAGCGGGGCGGGCGCCTGGAGCTCCGGTTGGATCCCAGCCTGCGGCAGGCCTCCAGGCGGCGCCAGCGCCAGGGTGAACCGGAGGCGGATTAACCGCCCAGGCCAGGCAGGTTCAAATTGAGACCACCGGTGAGCTCTTCCATGCGACCTTTCATCGTGCCGGTCGATTCGGCATAGGCGGCCTTTAGGGCCTCCAGGACGGCGGCCTCGGCCGTCTCCTGGCCCTGCGCCAATAGGGCTGGATCCAGCCGCACCTTGAGGGGTTGCTGGTTGCCCGATAGCCAGACGCTGGCGCGGCCATCGCTGCTTTGGCCCTCCAGCTCCATGGCATCGAGCTCCTCCTGGAGCTTTTGGGCGTTTTGCTGCAGTTCTTGGGCCTTTTTGAAGGCTTCGGTCAGCTGGCCAAAATTGGGTAGTCCGAAGCCAGCCATATGGGGTGGGTTATTGGTTGCAGGCTAATCGCCCAGGCGCCTCACCTCGGTGTGCAGGCGCATGCCATGGGCCAACTGCACCTGGTCCTGAACTTCGGCAATCAGGGCCTCGATATCTGCGGCCGTGGCGCCACCGCTGTTGACGATGAAATTGGCATGCATGGGCGAAATTTGGGCCCCACCCACCTGGCGGCCCTTGAGCCCAAGGGCCTCAATCAATTGCCCCGCCTTGTGGGGTTCGGGGTTGCGAAAAACGCTGCCGCAACTGGGCTGTTGATAGGGCTGGCTGCTGGTGCGGCTGTGCAAATTGGCGCTGGTGCGTTCCGTAATTGCAGCTGGGTCATGGCCGCTTTCAAGTTGAAAGCGGGCCGAAAGCACAATCCATGGTTCCTGTTGCAGAAGGCTCTGCCTGTATCCGAAGGCGAGTTCAGCGGCAAGTAACTCGATTGGTTTTTCTGGTTGAAGGGGATTGAGAAGCGTCACTGAATGCAGCCATTCGGCCGTGCATCCCCCTTGGGCGCCGGCGTTCATCACCACCGCCCCACCAACCGTGCCTGGGATGCCCACGGCCCACTCCAGGCCGCTGAGGCCGGCCCGGGCGGCCTTGCGGGCCAGGGTTGGGATCGGCTCGCCAGCTTCGGCCTCCACCAATCCGCTCGAGCCATCCAGCTGGCTGCCCTGGAGGCGGCGATGGCAAAGGGTGAGGCCCCCCAAGCCCCCATCGGCGATCAGCAGGTTGGAGCCGGCCCCGATGCAATGCAAGGGAAGCTTTTGCAGTTGGGCCCAACGGACCAGGGCCCATAGCTCCGCCCCGGTTGCCGGTTCGCCAAACCATTGCGCCTCACCCCCCACTTTCCAGGTGGTGAAGGCATCCAAGCGGACGGCCCGCTGCAGGCCCAGGGGCGGGTGGTTAGGCAAGGCCGCCAAGGCCCTAGGCCGCCATGGCCACGTTGGTGGCCTGCTCGCTGGGCAACTTGACCTTCAGAAGCCGGTCCCAGAGGTTGTTCACATCGCCTGCCCCCATGGCCAGCACCAGGTCGCCGGCCAGGCTGATCTCGGCCACCAGCTGGGCCAATTCCTTAATGCTGCCGGCAACGTGCACCTGGCTCTTGGGCGCCAACTTCTTAATTGATTGGCCCAGGGCCGCACTGCTGATCCCCGGAATCGGGGCCTCACCGGCGCCATAAAGGGGGGCGATTATCACGAGGTCCGCCTGGCTGAGGGCCTGGGCAAAACCCTCGAGGAATTGGGCGGTGCGGCTGTAGCGGTGGGGCTGGAACACGGCCACCAGCCGCTTCGGATTAATCGGCAGGGTGCTGCGGCCACTGCTGAGCATCAACTGGGCCATTGCCAGGGTGGCGGCCACCTCGCTGGGGTGGTGGGCGTAGTCGTCCACGATTAGGCGGCCGTGCCAATCGCCGCGGAAATCAAAGCGCCTGCCTGGCGGCTTAAGGGCGGCTACGGCCAGCCGCAATTCAGCAAAGGAAACCCCCACCAGGCGGCAGGCCGCCATGGCTGCCGTGGCGTTGCTGAGGTTGTGGCGTCCCGGCAGGGGCAGCTCAAAGGAGCCGACCTTTTCGCCCTTTTCATAGAAGTCGGCACTGGTGCCATCGCCGCGCTCATCGGTGGCGATGGCGGCGAAGCTCACCTGGGCGGGATTTTCGTTTGACCACCAGTGGCGGGCCTTGAAGTGCTCCTTCAGTACCGGGCAATCCCTATTGGCCAGGAGCCCCTTGGAGCGCTTGGCAAAGCGCTGCAGGGTGCTGATCAGGGCCTCCAGGTTTGGGTAGTGGTCGGTGTGATCGAGCTCCACATTGGTAAGGACCCCCCATTCGGGTTGAAATTTCACCAGGGAGCCATCCGATTCATCGGCCTCGGCCACCAAAAGCCGGCCAGCTCCAGAACGCCCATTGCTGCCAAAGGCGGGAACGATCCCGCCAATTACGGCGGTGGGATCGTGGTTGGTGGCCGCCAGCAGGGTGGCGATCAGGGTGCTGGTGGTGGTTTTGCCGTGGCTACCTGCCACCGCAATGGAAGGTTGGGCATTGATCAGCGCGGCCAACACATCCGATCGATGGCAGATGCTCAGGCCCAGGCGCCGGGCTTCCCGCAGTTCGGGGTTCGTTTCCGGTACGGCCGAACTGATTACCACCAGTGGTTGGCGGGAGGTGCCGCTGCGGATTGCGGCCACCGTGGCAGCGCTTTGCTGACGG
Encoded proteins:
- a CDS encoding sulfurtransferase TusA family protein; this translates as MNFIRTRLALEKIPVGALLEVDLDRGEPEQTVAEGLRGEGHALSALPHPSDGSAVRLLITRHGG
- a CDS encoding type IV pilus twitching motility protein PilT → MEPYLEDLMTRLVQAGGSDLHLGAGQPPYGRFNGQLKAMAAEALDGESCNRLVLALLNNTQRKQLEQTWELDCSYELQGVSRFRVNVYRQRGGYAACLRALGQQIPSLEALGLPPVIEAMARKPKGLLLVTGPTGSGKTTTLAALVEHINQSRVEHILTIEDPIEFTYTSARSLIHQREVNEDTRSFANALRSALREDPDVILVGELRDLETIQLAISAAETGHLVLGTLHTSSAAQTVDRMVDVFPASQQTQIRVQLSNSLVAVFCQTLCRRSQAGPEQQGRVMAQEIMVNTPAIANLIREGKTAQLYSQIQTGGQFAMQTLEKALANLVQAGTVNLEEALNKTGKPEELQRLLERP
- a CDS encoding YbaB/EbfC family nucleoid-associated protein, with product MAGFGLPNFGQLTEAFKKAQELQQNAQKLQEELDAMELEGQSSDGRASVWLSGNQQPLKVRLDPALLAQGQETAEAAVLEALKAAYAESTGTMKGRMEELTGGLNLNLPGLGG
- the murB gene encoding UDP-N-acetylmuramate dehydrogenase is translated as MAALPNHPPLGLQRAVRLDAFTTWKVGGEAQWFGEPATGAELWALVRWAQLQKLPLHCIGAGSNLLIADGGLGGLTLCHRRLQGSQLDGSSGLVEAEAGEPIPTLARKAARAGLSGLEWAVGIPGTVGGAVVMNAGAQGGCTAEWLHSVTLLNPLQPEKPIELLAAELAFGYRQSLLQQEPWIVLSARFQLESGHDPAAITERTSANLHSRTSSQPYQQPSCGSVFRNPEPHKAGQLIEALGLKGRQVGGAQISPMHANFIVNSGGATAADIEALIAEVQDQVQLAHGMRLHTEVRRLGD
- the dnaJ gene encoding molecular chaperone DnaJ, with protein sequence MADYYDLLGVARDSDPDTLKRAYRRLARQYHPDVNKDPGAEDKFKEVGRAYEVLSDPQSRARYDQFGEAGLGGGGGAPDMGDMGGFADLFETFFSGFGGAQQAGAGQRRRGPRQGDDLRLDLTISFQEAVFGIEKEVQIRHLETCGTCQGTGAKAGSGPTSCGTCGGQGQVRRATRTPFGNFTQVAPCPSCEGSGQVIADPCGACGGQGLQQVRKKLRINIPAGVDTGTRLRVANEGNAGQRGGPAGDLYVFLSVQSHGQLRRDGINIGSEINLNYLQAILGDTIEVETVDGLEQLPIPAGTQPGAVLTLQGKGVPKLGNPVARGNHLFSVKVQLPTKLNSEERELLQQLAGHHSNKGQKHPHKSGLFGGLFG
- the rsgA gene encoding ribosome small subunit-dependent GTPase A, translating into MAAEGLSGLVVALVANFCWVQLDQQGPGGVERLLCTRRTRLAKGGQTVWVGDRVRVEGIDWVQARAAVSAVDPRRSLLQRPAVANVNRVVVVVAMAEPALDPFQLCRFLITAEASGQEVLLVLSKADLVPPQELAGWLARISSWGYGVQAISTHSGAGLPELRALLAKPGISVLSGPSGVGKSSLLNCLKPDLELRVGAVSGRLQRGRHTTRHVELFALAAGALVADTPGFNRPEWPSDPSALAALFPELRQGLALGECRFSNCLHQGDPGCAIGTDWDRYGLYGQCLAEVIAVSERLAVATVRPQPGLRQRGGRLELRLDPSLRQASRRRQRQGEPEAD
- the murC gene encoding UDP-N-acetylmuramate--L-alanine ligase; translation: MAPLLDRHQPVHFIGVGGIGMSAIAEILALRGFVVSGSDARDNEVLDNLRRNGVRVFRQQSAATVAAIRSGTSRQPLVVISSAVPETNPELREARRLGLSICHRSDVLAALINAQPSIAVAGSHGKTTTSTLIATLLAATNHDPTAVIGGIVPAFGSNGRSGAGRLLVAEADESDGSLVKFQPEWGVLTNVELDHTDHYPNLEALISTLQRFAKRSKGLLANRDCPVLKEHFKARHWWSNENPAQVSFAAIATDERGDGTSADFYEKGEKVGSFELPLPGRHNLSNATAAMAACRLVGVSFAELRLAVAALKPPGRRFDFRGDWHGRLIVDDYAHHPSEVAATLAMAQLMLSSGRSTLPINPKRLVAVFQPHRYSRTAQFLEGFAQALSQADLVIIAPLYGAGEAPIPGISSAALGQSIKKLAPKSQVHVAGSIKELAQLVAEISLAGDLVLAMGAGDVNNLWDRLLKVKLPSEQATNVAMAA
- the grpE gene encoding nucleotide exchange factor GrpE, giving the protein MSGESNFEGSPQGAPEQALEGETTPLAGEQPAAVDPEQPGEEPITSQETGESPVNLEAELASLREQNEALNGQYMRLAADFDNFRKRQSRDSEDQRLQITCTTLSEILPVVDNFDRARQQLNPQHEEAQALHRSYQGLYKQLVDVFKQLGVSPMRVEGESFDPSLHEAVLREPSETHPEDVVIEELQRGYHLNGRVLRHALVKVSMGPGPADGQSPAAGAGPVDHQDG
- a CDS encoding GspE/PulE family protein; amino-acid sequence: MIFPSGLPIPEARILEQQRLEAELLLQKPVLTPGELGQADATLLGGAGASLEIWRSWGAMPLQQEGQILRVAIPCNWGPEQRQQLLHQLGRPAEETQFQLALAADINRALEQQVTPAPMVRTRSLTEGLTLPATDRALQEGGNPEDLETSAANNGSPVVSLVDRIMIEALESGASDIHVEPQETGLAIRFRLDGVLQKQLDDLPKHLVPAITSRLKIMADLDIAERRLPQDGRIRRNYRGRTMDFRVSTLPSRHGEKVCLRLLDSGATQLGLDSLITDPDARQALRALGSKPFGMILVTGPTGSGKSTTLYALLSERNGPGINISTVEDPIEYCLQGITQTQVNREKGFDFSTALRAFMRQDPDVLLVGETRDTETAKTALEAALTGHLVLTTLHCNDAASAIARLDEMGVEPFMVSASLLGIVSQRLLRRVCRHCRIPYQPSSEELGRFGLLASHETAVSFYRAQTSARAQHSARAQQGNPTADSCPHCLGNGYRGRIGVYEILRMNETIAAAVAKRSSTDALRRLALESGMKTLLGYGLDLVRQGHTTLEEVERMLLTDAGLESERRARSLAALSCGSCGAGLRDEWLECPYCLTARN